The genomic interval GTCCACTGTACACCTCAGCATTGTGTTATTCTTGGAGTCTGCGCCATCTTTCATAACCACTGGCTTCTGTTAGCATTTGCTGCTTTATGCtggtaaataaaatgctgtgtttAGGGATGGAGAGAGGACGGATGGTCAGTCTAACTGAAATACATAAcaaggtgtttatttttttaaaaaataaggcaaatCATCCTTTTTCTCCCACTCCACAGCTGTGAGTGCCTGCCTTGAAATGGGGGTCTTATGGACCTTGTATTCAAAGGGCAGGAACTATAGCTGTGAGGTCTGTTTTGCCGATGGTTTTTAGTATTGACCTGTATGCAGACAGTACCATACTGTTCATATAATGCCTGCTTTCGCAGGGTACCGAGGCCTGTGTTTTTACAGGGAGTATGCATTTATCTTGCTGAAGGATGTGTGAAAATGTGCGGGGCTGTTCTTTACTCATTGCTTCCTTCAAAGCTAAACACACCTGAAAGGAGATGATGATGTCAGTTAGTACTGGGAAGCTAAGCCCAGACTTGCCCCGGGTAAGTGTAGATGCTCAGCAAAGACGTTGAAGCTAGCAACTTCGCTGACAAAGCTCCGTTGACTTTTTGGGAAGATAGTTTTTAGGTGGGCTGAGTTGCTCTCTGAAGGTGTCCCATTTCCAGTGATTTTAGATGGAGCCAGGAGGACCAGTGCTCCTAATGCTAAACAGTTAAGAGCTTGATGGGATGAATATGGACCTAATGAATGCTGCTGGGTTTGTACTTGGATAAAGTTTCAAGCAGGtacagcaaagcatttcagaaactgtAAGGGAACCCAGCATTACAAACAGTCCCTGCaagggtagtggtcaatgggGAACCCACAAACATGAAGCACCTAACTTAAAATCACATGCTGAGTGGGGACATGGTGTGGAATAAGTTTCTCGTTCCCAGCTCTCTCTTCTAGCTGCCCACCTGTGTTCCCCgtctgcttttctccagcacaGAGACCCGTTTGCTTCACATGTatgtattgttttatttatttatgtatttattattttctctctagGCTTCTGGGCCGATCGAACACCGGTTCATGAAGCAGCCAGGCGGGGAGaaatcctgcagctgcagcagctgataGAGAGCGGAGCCTGCGTCAACGCAGTCACCTACGACTCTATCACCCCGTTGCACGAGGCGAGCCTGCGAGGGCAAACGCAATGTGTCAAGCTCCTGCTGGCTGCAGGCGCCCAGGTGTGTATTTGGGTCTGATCCAACTGGGAACTTCATCTTGATGTCTGAAGTTATTTCTGAGATCTGGATTCTCCCCATCTAGCTCAAGGCTCTTCTTCATCACCCTGGGCTTTCTTGACAGTCAGCAGAGGATGGCAGGCCTTTTCAGAGGGTGTTTGAGCTTGATGAGGACTTAAACAACTGCCTGGAAGTACTTCTGtgtctcctcctctcttcaCTGACTATCAACAGAGCCCAGGGGTGACTAGAAATCTAGTTTAGATGACTCAAGTATGTAAAGCTAACTGGGATGAATCAAGGCGCCAGAAGGGTAGCGGGGACATGTAGCTCCCAGAGGGAACttatatttattctttcatttcttctgttacttttatttttatcatggaaacaaaaatcaacCAAATAGAGTCTCTGGATATAGCTGGCGACAGCTGTCTTCAAGGGCTTGTGACTTCTCACATGCTGAAGACAGCCATGCCCCGAGCAAAGCTGGCGAAGAGGAGCACGTGTACTGTCCCTAGTCCTTCCCAGTGCAAAGTCAGCCAGCTTGGCTGAGTCCACTGATGAAGCTGAGCTTTGCACTAAAGCAGACGAGGAGTTGTGTTGTGTTACTCAGTGCAAGGCTTGTAACCTTCAGCAGGAGAGCGGTAGAAAAATATAATGGTGCAAATAATAGCCTAAACTTGTGACATTAATGTGCATCCGTGCCCTGAGAACGATGGGAACAGCGCAAGCCAGGTTGCTGGCAGTAGCAACCAACTCTTTCCCTAGCACAGAATATTTCTAGGATTAAAAGAAGTGGAAACGTAGGCAAGAGAGTACTGCCACACAGCAGCCTGTGGgtacctaatttttttttttctgccttgaagGTGGATGCCAGGAATATTGATGGCAGCACTCCGCTCTGTGACGCCTGTGCCTCGGGTAGCATAGAGTGTGTGAAAGTGCTGCTGTCCCACGGTGCCAAGGTGAACCCTCCCCTTTACACAGCGTCTCCTCTCCACGAAGCCTGCATGAATGGTAAGCCCGCGTGGTCTTATCTTTACATGGTTATTTGCaacttgaggggaaaaaaaaagcagctgccaAGTATCCTAAATTGACTGTAAGCTGTTGTTGCTCATCAGACCATTACAGCTTGCAAATATGTCAGCCTTACGTGGGCACATCTCCCGTTGAATTCTGAATGCAAAGTGCTGTGGTATTAGGTGAATAAAGGCATCCGTTGTGTTGGGTGCTTTTATCCCGCATGACAGACACGGGTTAAGATCTGAGGCAGATAAAACACCAGCTTCTTGGTGGTCTATTAGAAAACCTTCAGCCAAACAAGTAGCTTTGCTCTTGTGAGCAAAGGGGAGTTTGCATCCTTTCCCTCTGATCCAAATTGAGATGGAATAAATTGCTCTGATTAAGACACAAGACCATCTTAATCAGGTAGTCCTGTCCTAGACCCCTCCTGGTTGTTCAGAGCTGTTGGAGGAGGCTGTCAGGTGGAAAGAAGGTGCCAGGGACTGCTGGGCAGCGCTGCAGCCTGTACTGCTCCTTGTCCCTCTGACAGCCTTTTCCAGCTGGAGGGTCTATCCAGGGGGTAAGAGAAGACTGCAGGGGCCAAAATAATGTCCGAGCTGGTGCATgccagctgctctctgctccccccaTCCTCTACTCAAGCCTCTTCTGGACATTTGGATCTGGGTTACGGAGCAGGAGGAAGCATCAGGGGTGgctgtgacagcagcagaggcagggggagcagcagaggggTATTTAAGTGTAATTCCTCCCCTGAACTTAGACTTGCACGGACGCAACAGCAGGAAAGCCTGGATGTGAGAGCAGCAATGTCCCTGTTAGATGATTGTGACCAAATCTTTTAATCTTGTGCCTCGGTTTCCTCTTTGTAAGATGTAAtacctcctctctcctccccttcaCTGTTTTTGTTGTATGCTGTCCTGGACAGAGTTTCCCTTCGACTATGAAGGCTGTGGGAGACAGCATTTTTGACAAACAGGTAGTTACTTAAATACGTAGCTGTGAGCTCTTGCTTAGCTTTTCCTCCTTAAGCCTTTTTCCTAAGGCTTGATGATGACGACTGCCTGCTTACTGTTAAGTCATATTATTAGCATTGGACAAAGTAAAGCTGGAGTGGTCTTGAAGGTGACCTAATCCACCCAGGGCAGGATCAGCAATACAACCAGCTCCACGAACAACAGGTGATTTAGTGCAAACCCTTGAATTCAGGTTTGTTTGACCTGACTCCCTGTGAGACCTGTTAGCTCTAGCTCAGTGCCGTGCAGATGTGACTCTATTTCTTGTGTCCTGGTCTCCGTCTTGGTCCTAGAGAGTATTGTGTTGGCTCACAAGCATTTCTATTTTGCAGCCATCGCCCCAAATACTGAACAGGCTGTTTGTGGGTCAACCTGATCTCAGCATGCCATACGCTCTCGTTTGAGCTGCGTTCTTTCTTTTCACTCAAATCTTCCCTTTCTAAAGGTAGCTCAGAGTGCGTGCAGCTCCTCATTGATGTCGGTGCGAACTTGGAGGCTCACGACTGCCATTTCGGGACTCCCCTACACGTGGCCTGTGCCAGGGAGCATCTGGACTGTGCAAAGttgctgctcaaagcaggtaTGGCAGCCACAGGGTTTGCTTCTGGGTGGGCAGGAGATGGTGGTGTCTGTGCACGGCATTTCCCTCGGTGCTCCGCCGTGGCGTTCTTGTCGAAGAGCTTATTCATTCACAGCATAATATAGATGGCAAAGGTGAAAGGTTTTTGCCTTTACGTGAGCAAAGCTTAATgcttaagtttttttttcagtgtatgcCTGTCAATATCCAGTTTGTGATGTTCCCAGTGACGTTCCCATtctcttattttaataaaattcagaCCTCTTCAGCCCCCTAGAGCAAAGTTTCAACTTCTTCCCAAAAGTGGTATCAACTGGTGGGCATGTGTTCAGCTTTGGTAGCACAGTCTTACGGTTTTGGATAGGTGTTAGGGAGAGATGTTAGGATTTGATGTTGTACAGAAAACCAGAGATGAAGTCACTTCTTACCTCAGGGAGATCTGGTTAGTGTTATGCCCAGATGAGTTCGCTGGATGTTCAAGTCAGTGTTCTGTGCTCCAGGTTTCACATCCCAGTTTTCTTGCTGCTAACTTTGGGGGAATTTGGAGTTGGACTTCTTGTCTTTGCCTGTGCTTACCAGGAGGTGATTTGGCCCAGGGGTGgggatttgttttgttgaatgttagttgtttaaaaattactcaTCTAAGCTAGCCTGTTCCCAGCCCCTCCAGTTTCTTGTCTTGGGCACCCTTTAATTAATTCCACAGAAATGCCTGTTTCTCCTCATGAGTTATAAAGGGAGTTCATTGTGGCTACACATATCTAGAAGTCAGTTGTTTGAATTCAGTGAGGTTCAGCTCACCTCCGCTAAAAAAATCCACTGATAAAATGCAAGCGGTTATGGGGGGATTGGAAGAACCTTTTGCTGTCAGCTTATAAAAGCCAaactttcttagaaaaaaaatctgtaactaAGACTTGATCCCGCAGTGATGTCTGATGGCGAGCTGCAACTTCTCATGGGTCTGGGGTATTTCTGTTAAAGTAGTTAACAAAGATGTCACTGTTAGCCGTGAGTGGGAGCACTCCACTGAGACAACTGGGAATGGCTCTTTGCTGGCTTTGGACAGCACAGATCAGGAAGCAATTCTGAACTTCGCACTCAGCAGCTTATTTACTCGGTAACATGGACTAAAATCCTTTCTCTGCAAGGAAAACATAAAGCCAGAGAAGAAAACTCATGCATTGCCAGCACCGAGAACGTGGTCAGCAGTTTGGTTTCCTGtttgtgctgttttgtttgGATCTCGTTCTAGTTGCTTGTGCGtgttttaacagcatttttttctccagtcaaACCACTCTTTACGGTTGGGTCAAGGAAGGCTTTCATgaacaggtttatttttctttctggcctCAGGGGCAAATGTGAATGCTGCTAAACTTCATGAAACAGCCCTCCACCACgcagcaaaagtgaaaaatgtagATCTTGTGGAGATGCTGATTGAATTTGGAGGAAACATTTACGCAAGGGACAACCGAGGAAAGAAGCCGTCGGATTACACCTGGAGCAGCAGTCCCACAGCAAAGTGCTTTGAGTACTACGAAAGTAAGTGAGATATGATTCCCTGCCCCAGGAATTCAGTGACTGCCAACTCCATTGCTCCACATCATGATTCTCAGTCCACTTTGATTTGTAGGTCCCTGatcatttttctgtgaaggtGTAGAGTTCTTGGTGGCAAATGTACGCCAGCTGGCTGTAGCCTAGCTCTGCTTAATTGTGGTTGAATGATAGTGGTAAGATGGTCCAAATCATGCCCTCACTGAATTCAGGTCCCTCTCATGTGTCAGCATTAGCATTTATGCTTTGGTGCATTAAGTCAGGTCAAGGAAATTGTCTGGTTGAAAACTCATTTTATTTGGGGCAGGAAATGTGTTAAACTTTagctgtgctggctgtgtgATTTTGGAGGAGACATTTGACTGACGTTTAAGGGTGGCTTTAAATCAATCTTTGTCTTGGTTACCCTTGAAGGACCTCCTCAGAGGAGTAATTCACAGACCCTTCTGAGCATTTGCAGACTGCTGCTGCACTACATGATCCTAAacatcatagaatcacagaatcacagaatggtttggggtggaagggacctttaaaggtcatctagtccaagcctCTGCAATGGACGGGGACATCTTTCACTATGTCAGGTTGCTCGAAGCCCTGTCgagcctgaccttgaacacttctaatgatggggcatccacaactactttgggcaacctgttccagtgtctcaccatcctcctcataaaaaaattcttccttatagaatgaaaaatttcttccttatagaATAATAAAGAATTTTCTGGCTTTGCAGTCCTTTGTGTGGAGAGCACCTTATAACTCCTTCTCCCCCTGACTTCTCTTCTTCCTGTAGCAGTCTCTCCTCCAGTTATTCATTGCTCTCTTTTCCTAGAGAGCGGTGAAGTGTGCTGGtctggctgcagctgagctggctgAAGAGATTGAATCCTACGTGCCCATAAATACTCCTTATATCTTGCCAGAGCTTACTGCCCACTAAACCCAGCTGGCAGAACTGCACGTGTAGTTGCTTTTCAACGCAGACTGTTGCAAAAGCACTGTGCTAgctttattagtattttttttttttcttttgatttgtatCATTAAAGTCGGGACTAGATCCAGAACAGACGCAGATCTTGGAGGCTGGTGATTGCCAAGGCTGTGGGGGTAGGGATAGCAGCTTCTTCGAAATGACTGCTTCCAGAGCAACGTGCCCGATTGTCACTGTACGTCCATGCATGAGCATCGACACCCAGTGTTGAGGCTGTGGGCTGCAGATTGGGGGCTGTTTCGAAGGGGCTTGGGGAGTTTTCTTGGAGATCTCAGCAGAGTGCTGAGTGAAAAGGGTTAACGCAGTCCTTCGATGGGGAAACAGAGCAGTAGAGAAGTGCTGGAAGTAGGTTTTGTACCTACATACAGTGTGGCCGAGGCTGAATACAGCATCCCTAAGGGAAATCTGAAAGTCTTGGATAGCCCCAGTGAATCAGAGCAGGTGATCCAGTGGGCACCGCTGGGCTTCAGGGGATGCAGGCAAGGAAGGGAACTGGGAGAAGTGCACTGCAGCTGTGCTCAGTATTTCTGGTGGGATTTGCATCGGGATGAGCCTTGGGAGAGCGTGCCCATGGCTCTGCAGTGCCCTCCTTGGGCCTGGGTGCTGCGGGGGGTCGAGTGCTtgtgagcagagctgggcttGTGATCACAGCAGGGACGATGCCAGGCGTCACCCTCCCGGGAGGTCTGCGCTCTTGCGGGAAGATCAGCTGTCCGCTGAGCTGCAGCCCTGACTTTGGAtcctcttttctcattttagaaaCGCCTCTGAGTTtgtcacagctctgcagagttACGGTGAGGAAAGCCGCCGGGCAGCGAGCACTGGAGAAGATTGCCAAGCTAAATATTCCTCCGCGGTTAATCCAGTACCTGTCCTACAACTGACAGGGGTGAAGGTGGCCGGGAAGGACGATATCTTTAGCTCCCACAGTATGAAGTATCTGTCTCTTCTACCTCCCCCCaagaaactaattttaatttaagcaaACTGGTGTAAATAGTATTTATGAGGCAGCACTTCCTCTTCTCCGTGGGCAAAGACAGGCTCAGGGAACGTGTAGCGCTGGCTTGAAGTTGTCATGTCTCCTGGGGTGATCCGTTAGACTGTCACTGTGTTTGAGGCTGTAGCGCTCGCTCTTTGAGCGGGATTAATCTTGCCTAATTTTACCTGTCTCTAGCATCTCTGTATGATCTAGCCAGACTCCCTTTGCAGTCAGCAAATAGGTACTTCTGGAGCAGGGTTCATCTGTCCTGTTTTAGATGCCTGTGCTGGGATGACACGGTATGCCTCGGGAGCGCCTATCTCTGCTGACCGCAAAGGGATTTGGAGGTGATACCCTCGGATATGGAtgtctgtgtttctgcagtggGAGCACTGGATCCCACCTTTGTGTTAACAACTCAAGTGACGACTGCCTTGAGAGACCTGCATGCTCTAGCTGGAGGCAAATTAAGTCCCCAGCAAGCTCGGGACTAATTAGAGGCACTGCAGCCGGTTACTGACTTTCCGTGAACATCAGCAGGCTTTGGCTCAACACCAGCAGTGAGGACAAACTGCTGCCAGATCAGGGTTGACTTTGCCCATGCTCCTTCCTCGCTGAAGGTGAGCCAGCTCTTACCGTAGTGTTCCTCTAGGGTATCACCACGTCCAGTTTTCAAGCCCAAGCAGGAAGCAGGTCTCTCTGCACGTCCAAGGATGCTTCCCTCCAGATGGCTGGTCCCAAACAATATCTCTCCACTTGCTCTGAGCCACTGCGGCCACTCTGTTCGTTTTATGTGCAATaagtggcagagctgctgcccagtGGTGCCTGAAGTACAGTGAGGGCATGTCCCTTGTGTAGAGGTGCAGCAGATCCCTGTGGTATATACCCACATGTGAAAGGCAGTAGGagggctgggctctgccttgggttttgagatttttattttttttattttcccccccTCTGAACTTCTCTCTCGATGCTGGAGCCTCTCCAGAGGTtggcagcaggagccagccctgagCCGCGTGCTGCTGAGCGTTGTTCTCGAGTCCTTTGGCTTCAGCAGATGCAACTGCAGCTTCATCATTCGGTGATTTAAATCTTCAGGGTGACATTTGTATGAGCAGAGCCAAAATTGTCAGCTGTCTTCCAGATGAGACGTTACATGTTGTCTGAAGGCAGTAACCTACCTACAGGTACTAAGGGTGGTACGTGGTACTACGTGGTAGTAAGGGGATGGAGCTCCCCGGTGCCCCCATGGCAAGTCTTAGCACTGTGGTGAGAAGAAATCCCTCTTCTGAATGACAGCAGATGTTACAAAATCCGCTGTCTAATGTGGCATCCAGCTAACTCGGGGCTCTCAACATCCTTCAC from Aquila chrysaetos chrysaetos chromosome 5, bAquChr1.4, whole genome shotgun sequence carries:
- the ASB13 gene encoding ankyrin repeat and SOCS box protein 13 isoform X2, whose translation is MESPASSGSLRGEISFWADRTPVHEAARRGEILQLQQLIESGACVNAVTYDSITPLHEASLRGQTQCVKLLLAAGAQVDARNIDGSTPLCDACASGSIECVKVLLSHGAKVNPPLYTASPLHEACMNGSSECVQLLIDVGANLEAHDCHFGTPLHVACAREHLDCAKLLLKAGANVNAAKLHETALHHAAKVKNVDLVEMLIEFGGNIYARDNRGKKPSDYTWSSSPTAKCFEYYEKTPLSLSQLCRVTVRKAAGQRALEKIAKLNIPPRLIQYLSYN
- the ASB13 gene encoding ankyrin repeat and SOCS box protein 13 isoform X1 is translated as MESPASSGSLRGEISFWADRTPVHEAARRGEILQLQQLIESGACVNAVTYDSITPLHEASLRGQTQCVKLLLAAGAQVDARNIDGSTPLCDACASGSIECVKVLLSHGAKVNPPLYTASPLHEACMNGSSECVQLLIDVGANLEAHDCHFGTPLHVACAREHLDCAKLLLKAGANVNAAKLHETALHHAAKVKNVDLVEMLIEFGGNIYARDNRGKKPSDYTWSSSPTAKCFEYYESKNASEFVTALQSYGEESRRAASTGEDCQAKYSSAVNPVPVLQLTGVKVAGKDDIFSSHSMKYLSLLPPPKKLILI